Proteins encoded by one window of Actinocorallia herbida:
- a CDS encoding DNA alkylation repair protein: METTREIAARISAELAALGTPERAVQEKRYLKSSLDHFGATLPATRRVAVRESEGMSRARLLDLVAELWDTSVHELHMAAVEALAHRAEALDRRDLPLAERLIRESAGWALVDPLAIQVVGPILGDDLAPLDRWITDPDLWIRRTALLAHIPRARAGTADLPRIAAYAEAALPEKEFFIRKSLGWLLRELTRTEPGWVADWVAAHLRTASGVTFREAVRRLPDETREALVQARATPA, translated from the coding sequence ATGGAGACGACACGGGAGATCGCGGCACGGATCTCCGCGGAGCTCGCCGCGCTAGGCACCCCCGAGCGGGCGGTCCAGGAGAAGCGGTACCTGAAGAGCTCGCTGGACCACTTCGGCGCGACCCTCCCGGCGACCCGGCGGGTCGCGGTGCGGGAGTCCGAGGGCATGTCCCGTGCGCGGCTGCTCGATCTCGTCGCCGAACTCTGGGACACGTCCGTGCACGAGCTGCACATGGCCGCCGTCGAGGCGCTCGCCCATCGCGCGGAGGCGCTCGACCGGCGCGACCTGCCCCTGGCCGAGCGGCTGATCCGGGAATCCGCGGGCTGGGCCCTCGTCGACCCCCTCGCCATCCAGGTCGTCGGGCCGATCCTCGGCGACGACCTCGCGCCGCTCGACCGCTGGATCACCGACCCCGACCTCTGGATCCGCCGCACCGCCCTGCTCGCGCACATCCCCCGCGCCCGCGCGGGCACCGCCGACCTCCCGCGGATCGCCGCCTACGCCGAGGCGGCCCTCCCGGAGAAGGAGTTCTTCATCCGCAAGTCACTCGGCTGGCTCCTGCGCGAGCTGACCCGCACCGAGCCCGGCTGGGTCGCGGACTGGGTCGCCGCCCATCTCCGGACGGCCTCCGGCGTCACCTTCCGCGAGGCGGTCCGCCGCCTCCCGGACGAGACCCGCGAGGCCCTCGTCCAGGCCCGCGCAACGCCCGCGTGA
- a CDS encoding MarR family winged helix-turn-helix transcriptional regulator, producing MDAIGQALDDWRRERPDLDASPIGVFGRLRRVAELSRQDLETFLAPYDLTPKSFDVLANLRRGGAPYRKTPSELAESSLLSSGAMTGRLDSLERLGFIRRSPHPNDRRVMFAELTPAGLAFIDEVFTHHMANEDHLLGTLTPAQRTQIADSLVMLEEAITAAAEKAPARRLRRIARP from the coding sequence ATGGACGCGATCGGACAGGCACTCGACGACTGGCGCCGGGAACGGCCCGACCTCGACGCCTCCCCGATCGGGGTCTTCGGCAGGCTGCGCAGGGTCGCCGAGCTCTCGCGCCAGGACCTCGAGACGTTCCTCGCCCCGTACGACCTGACGCCCAAGTCCTTCGACGTGCTGGCCAACCTGCGCAGGGGCGGCGCCCCGTACCGCAAGACGCCGTCGGAACTCGCGGAGTCCTCGCTGCTGTCCAGCGGCGCGATGACCGGCCGGCTCGACAGCCTGGAGCGGCTCGGATTCATCCGCCGCAGCCCGCACCCGAACGACCGGCGCGTCATGTTCGCCGAGCTGACCCCGGCGGGCCTGGCGTTCATCGACGAGGTCTTCACGCACCACATGGCGAACGAGGACCACCTCCTCGGCACCCTCACCCCGGCCCAGCGCACTCAGATCGCCGACAGCCTGGTCATGCTCGAAGAGGCGATCACCGCCGCGGCCGAGAAAGCGCCGGCGCGGCGTCTGCGCCGGATCGCCAGGCCCTGA
- a CDS encoding aldehyde dehydrogenase, with protein MAEGIVDEILVGGVWRRGAGPLVESRSPVDGRVIAALHGADAADVDEAVRAGKAAAEDPAWRGLLPHQRAKFLVRIADGIAAAAEELARLQTLDTGKSINETRALVASAEGTFRYFAAALETVEESVTPSRGTYLTMSVHEPIGVVGAITPWNSPIASDAQKIAPALAAGNAVVLKPAEWTPLVSLRLGRIIHAAGLPAGLLSVLPGPGTVTGDAIVRHPGVGKVSFTGGTATGRAIGAAAAQKIMPVSLELGGKSPTIVFPDADLEQTLAGLLFGIFSSSGQSCIAGSRLFVHASVYREVVDALVDRARSLRVGPGDDPATQVAPLVAHAHRDKVAAMVDRARKEGAKVLCGGAAPEGEAYEKGAYYLPTILEGLPNDAETCQEEIFGPVLVALPFEDEDDLVAQANDSVYGLACGIWTRDYRKAARVARRIDAGTVWINTYKQFSVTTPFGGMKESGIGREKGREGIFGYMRQKSLYWELTEAPLPWAL; from the coding sequence ATGGCCGAGGGCATCGTGGACGAGATCTTGGTGGGCGGGGTCTGGCGGCGCGGCGCGGGACCGCTCGTGGAGTCGAGGAGCCCGGTCGACGGCAGGGTGATCGCCGCCCTGCACGGTGCCGACGCCGCGGACGTCGACGAGGCGGTGCGCGCGGGGAAGGCCGCCGCCGAGGATCCCGCGTGGCGCGGCCTGCTGCCGCACCAGCGGGCGAAGTTCCTGGTCCGGATCGCCGACGGGATCGCCGCGGCCGCCGAGGAGCTCGCGCGGTTGCAGACCCTCGACACGGGCAAGTCGATCAACGAGACCCGGGCGCTGGTGGCCAGCGCCGAGGGCACGTTCCGGTACTTCGCCGCGGCCCTGGAGACAGTCGAGGAGTCCGTCACGCCGTCGCGCGGGACCTATCTGACGATGAGCGTGCACGAGCCGATCGGCGTGGTCGGCGCGATCACCCCGTGGAACTCGCCGATCGCCAGCGACGCGCAGAAGATCGCGCCCGCGCTCGCCGCGGGCAACGCGGTCGTGCTCAAGCCCGCCGAGTGGACGCCGCTGGTGTCGCTCCGGCTCGGCCGGATCATCCACGCCGCGGGGCTTCCCGCGGGCCTGCTCTCGGTGCTGCCCGGCCCCGGCACGGTCACCGGTGACGCGATCGTCAGGCACCCCGGCGTCGGGAAGGTCTCCTTCACGGGCGGGACCGCGACGGGCCGGGCGATCGGCGCGGCCGCCGCGCAGAAGATCATGCCGGTCTCGCTGGAGCTGGGCGGCAAGTCCCCGACGATCGTGTTCCCCGACGCCGACCTGGAGCAGACGCTCGCGGGACTGCTGTTCGGCATCTTCTCCTCCTCCGGGCAGAGCTGCATCGCGGGATCACGGCTGTTCGTGCACGCCTCGGTGTACCGGGAGGTCGTCGACGCGCTCGTGGACCGCGCCCGGAGCCTGCGCGTAGGCCCCGGCGACGACCCGGCCACGCAGGTCGCGCCGCTCGTCGCGCACGCGCATCGGGACAAGGTCGCCGCGATGGTCGACCGGGCCCGGAAGGAGGGCGCCAAGGTGCTGTGCGGCGGAGCGGCGCCCGAGGGGGAGGCGTACGAGAAGGGCGCGTACTACCTGCCGACGATCCTGGAGGGCCTGCCGAACGACGCGGAGACCTGCCAGGAGGAGATCTTCGGGCCCGTGCTCGTCGCGCTGCCGTTCGAGGACGAGGACGACCTCGTCGCGCAGGCCAACGACTCGGTGTACGGGCTGGCGTGCGGGATCTGGACACGGGACTACCGGAAGGCCGCGCGGGTCGCCCGCCGGATCGACGCGGGCACCGTCTGGATCAATACGTACAAGCAGTTCAGCGTCACCACGCCGTTCGGCGGGATGAAGGAGAGCGGGATCGGCCGGGAGAAGGGCCGCGAAGGGATCTTCGGCTACATGCGGCAGAAGAGCCTGTACTGGGAGCTGACCGAGGCGCCGCTGCCCTGGGCGCTGTGA
- a CDS encoding zinc metalloprotease, producing the protein MKSVGKLVVLGLTVAATASVPQLASGTALAAPAPASAVECYGADLGPASDASSARVVNGSKVVEPHATVDPKVEAAIQFELTKQNLLSRSSDARAATKWIHIPVYFHVLHYGKQGKLSKKAINEQIAILDRAYKAGEGGHNLKINFFLKKVDYTNKKTWFKNALKYESAYKKKLHKGGKASLNLYTADLGNELLGFAHFPWEAKKAPKIDGAVVHYKSLPGGAFTDYNLGDTAVHEVGHWLGLYHTFGRDYPYQDGCAAGDRVSDTPDQGVPTGGCPADDAIPDTCPSEGLDPIHNYMDYGNDGCMTEFTKGQNDRVRALWKKYRTTKK; encoded by the coding sequence GTGAAGAGCGTAGGGAAGCTCGTCGTGCTCGGTCTGACCGTCGCGGCGACCGCCTCCGTCCCGCAGCTCGCGTCCGGCACGGCGCTCGCCGCGCCCGCGCCGGCGTCCGCCGTGGAGTGTTACGGCGCAGACCTGGGCCCGGCGTCCGACGCGAGTTCCGCGCGCGTCGTCAACGGCTCGAAGGTCGTGGAGCCGCACGCCACCGTCGACCCGAAGGTCGAGGCCGCGATCCAGTTCGAGCTGACCAAGCAGAACCTGCTGTCCCGCTCGTCCGACGCGCGGGCCGCCACCAAGTGGATCCACATCCCGGTCTACTTCCACGTGCTGCACTACGGGAAGCAGGGCAAGCTCTCCAAGAAGGCGATCAACGAGCAGATCGCCATCCTGGACCGGGCGTACAAGGCCGGTGAGGGCGGCCACAACCTGAAGATCAACTTCTTCCTGAAGAAGGTCGACTACACCAACAAGAAGACCTGGTTCAAGAACGCCCTCAAGTACGAGTCGGCCTACAAGAAGAAGCTGCACAAGGGCGGCAAGGCCTCCCTGAACCTCTACACCGCGGACCTCGGCAACGAGCTGCTCGGTTTCGCCCACTTCCCGTGGGAGGCCAAGAAGGCCCCGAAGATCGACGGCGCCGTCGTCCACTACAAGTCGCTGCCGGGCGGTGCCTTCACCGACTACAACCTCGGCGACACCGCGGTGCACGAGGTCGGCCACTGGCTGGGCCTCTACCACACCTTCGGCCGCGACTACCCGTACCAGGACGGCTGCGCCGCGGGCGACCGCGTCTCCGACACCCCGGACCAGGGCGTGCCGACCGGCGGCTGCCCGGCGGACGACGCCATCCCGGACACCTGCCCGTCGGAGGGCCTCGACCCGATCCACAACTACATGGACTACGGCAACGACGGTTGCATGACGGAGTTCACCAAGGGTCAGAACGACCGCGTCCGCGCCCTGTGGAAGAAGTACCGCACCACCAAGAAGTAG
- a CDS encoding DedA family protein: protein MHLSILAAQTDVPADGIAGWATDLIQTLGGPGAGLLIALENLFPPLPSEVILPLTGFTAGQGKLSLFAALFWTTLGAVVGAAVLYWIGRVIGRERMYRVWERMPLVKVSDLEKTEAWFAKHGTKAVFFGRMVPIFRSLISVPAGVEKMPMPIFLLLTAGGSLIWNSILVLAGYWLGDQWHIVETYVGVLSKVVLVIAVIAVIGYVVVRFRGRGNGAPTAKHRAS from the coding sequence ATGCACCTGTCGATCCTCGCCGCCCAGACGGACGTCCCGGCGGACGGCATCGCGGGCTGGGCCACCGACCTCATCCAGACGCTCGGCGGGCCCGGCGCGGGCCTCCTCATCGCCCTGGAGAACCTCTTTCCGCCGCTGCCCAGCGAGGTCATCCTCCCGCTCACCGGGTTCACCGCGGGCCAGGGCAAGCTGTCCCTCTTCGCGGCCCTGTTCTGGACCACGCTCGGCGCGGTCGTCGGCGCCGCGGTGCTCTACTGGATCGGCCGGGTCATCGGCCGCGAGCGGATGTACCGGGTCTGGGAGCGGATGCCGCTGGTCAAGGTCTCCGACCTGGAGAAGACCGAGGCCTGGTTCGCCAAGCACGGCACCAAGGCGGTGTTCTTCGGCCGGATGGTCCCGATCTTCCGGAGCCTGATCTCCGTCCCCGCGGGCGTCGAGAAGATGCCGATGCCGATCTTCCTGCTGCTGACGGCCGGCGGCAGCCTCATCTGGAACTCGATCCTGGTCCTCGCGGGCTACTGGCTCGGCGACCAGTGGCACATCGTGGAGACCTACGTCGGCGTCCTGTCCAAGGTCGTCCTGGTGATCGCGGTCATCGCCGTGATCGGCTACGTCGTCGTCCGCTTCCGCGGCCGCGGCAACGGGGCGCCCACCGCCAAGCACCGCGCCTCCTGA
- a CDS encoding TetR/AcrR family transcriptional regulator — protein sequence MTGAAGQRVRRGRPDRRLQTRKALLDAARKLFAERGIHGAALDDVAHTAGLTKGAVYSNFAGKPDLVLALLDECVTSAPRLHGRWLDASDEDRLLAQLLAEFWLYGMRDGAAGWRVAEWAENQRREIARKIAARDGTGPEGKAPEDGEAGPGASAGGGSEPGEEAARRATLAMAMEMGLALQHLLDPDRVPAEVYRSGMELVLGPKPRR from the coding sequence ATGACAGGCGCGGCGGGGCAGAGGGTGCGGAGGGGGCGGCCGGACCGGCGGCTCCAGACACGGAAGGCGCTGCTGGACGCGGCGCGGAAGCTGTTCGCGGAACGCGGCATCCACGGGGCCGCCCTCGACGACGTCGCGCACACCGCGGGCCTCACCAAGGGGGCCGTCTACTCCAACTTCGCGGGCAAGCCCGACCTCGTGCTCGCCCTGCTCGACGAGTGCGTGACCAGCGCCCCCCGGCTGCACGGCAGATGGCTGGACGCCTCGGACGAGGACCGGCTGCTCGCCCAGCTCCTCGCGGAGTTCTGGCTCTACGGCATGCGCGACGGCGCCGCGGGCTGGCGGGTCGCGGAGTGGGCGGAGAACCAGCGCCGCGAGATCGCCCGCAAGATCGCCGCCCGGGACGGGACCGGCCCGGAGGGCAAGGCGCCCGAAGACGGCGAAGCCGGGCCCGGTGCGTCCGCGGGAGGCGGATCCGAGCCCGGCGAAGAGGCCGCGCGCCGCGCGACCCTGGCCATGGCGATGGAGATGGGACTCGCGCTCCAGCATCTGCTCGACCCCGACCGGGTGCCGGCCGAGGTCTACCGCAGTGGCATGGAGCTGGTGCTGGGGCCTAAGCCCCGGCGGTAG
- the guaA gene encoding glutamine-hydrolyzing GMP synthase, translated as MSVTEQSFDTVLVVDFGAQYAQLIARRVRECQVYSEIVPSTMPVAEMLAKRPKAIILSGGPASVYEPGAPAAPEGLFEAGVPVFGICYGFQVMAQTLGGVVERTDVAEYGRTDLAVVESGSLLDGLPAAQKVWMSHGTYASQAPEGFTVTATTDVTPIAAFENPEAGFYGVQFHPEVLHTEHGQTIMRRFLELAGVRSNWTMVNIAEESIEAIRRQVGDRRAICGLSGGVDSAVAAALVQRAIGDKLTCVYVDHGLMRKGESEQVEKDFVASTGVDLRVVDAEERFLTALAGVTDPEEKRKIIGREFIRVFEAAAREISTEGEVEFLVQGTLYPDVVESGGGTGTANIKSHHNVGGLPDDLQFGLIEPLRALFKDEVRALGEQLGLPAEIVWRQPFPGPGLGIRIIGEVTRDRLDLLRDADAIAREELTRAGLDRDVWQFPVVLLADVRSVGVQGDGRTYGHPVVLRPVSSEDAMTADWSRLPYELLERISTRITNEVREVNRVVLDITSKPPGTIEWE; from the coding sequence GTGTCCGTCACCGAACAGTCGTTCGACACTGTTCTCGTCGTGGACTTCGGCGCGCAGTACGCGCAGCTGATCGCCAGGCGCGTCCGCGAGTGCCAGGTCTACAGCGAGATCGTCCCGTCGACCATGCCGGTCGCCGAGATGCTGGCGAAGCGGCCGAAGGCGATCATCCTGTCCGGCGGCCCCGCCTCGGTGTACGAACCGGGCGCGCCCGCCGCGCCGGAGGGCCTGTTCGAAGCCGGGGTGCCCGTCTTCGGCATCTGCTACGGCTTCCAGGTGATGGCCCAGACGCTCGGCGGTGTCGTCGAGCGCACGGACGTCGCCGAATACGGCCGCACCGACCTCGCCGTCGTCGAGAGCGGCTCCCTGCTCGATGGCCTGCCCGCCGCGCAGAAGGTCTGGATGTCGCACGGGACCTACGCCTCCCAGGCGCCCGAGGGCTTCACCGTCACGGCCACCACCGACGTCACCCCGATCGCCGCGTTCGAGAACCCCGAAGCGGGCTTCTACGGCGTTCAGTTCCACCCCGAGGTGCTGCACACCGAGCACGGCCAGACCATCATGCGGCGGTTCCTCGAGCTCGCCGGGGTCCGGTCGAACTGGACGATGGTCAACATCGCCGAGGAGTCGATCGAGGCGATCCGCCGCCAGGTCGGCGACCGGCGCGCGATCTGCGGCCTGTCCGGCGGCGTCGACTCCGCGGTCGCCGCGGCCCTGGTGCAGCGCGCCATCGGCGACAAGCTCACCTGCGTCTACGTCGACCACGGCCTCATGCGCAAGGGCGAGTCCGAGCAGGTCGAGAAGGACTTCGTCGCCTCCACCGGCGTCGACCTGCGCGTCGTGGACGCCGAGGAGCGGTTCCTCACCGCGCTCGCCGGGGTCACCGACCCCGAGGAGAAGCGCAAGATCATCGGCCGCGAGTTCATCCGCGTCTTCGAGGCCGCGGCCCGGGAGATCTCGACCGAGGGCGAGGTGGAGTTCCTGGTCCAGGGCACGCTCTACCCGGACGTCGTGGAATCCGGCGGCGGCACCGGCACCGCCAACATCAAGTCCCACCACAACGTCGGCGGGCTGCCCGACGATCTTCAGTTCGGGCTGATCGAGCCGCTGCGCGCCCTGTTCAAGGACGAGGTCCGCGCGCTCGGCGAGCAGCTCGGCCTGCCCGCCGAGATCGTCTGGCGCCAGCCGTTCCCCGGTCCCGGCCTCGGCATCCGGATCATCGGCGAGGTCACCCGCGACCGGCTCGACCTCCTGCGCGACGCCGACGCGATCGCCCGCGAGGAGCTGACCCGCGCCGGGCTCGACCGCGACGTGTGGCAGTTCCCGGTCGTGCTGCTCGCCGACGTCCGCTCGGTCGGCGTCCAGGGCGACGGCCGCACCTACGGGCACCCCGTGGTGCTGCGCCCGGTGAGCAGCGAGGACGCCATGACCGCCGACTGGTCGCGGCTGCCCTACGAGCTGCTGGAGCGCATCTCCACCCGGATCACCAACGAGGTCCGCGAGGTCAACCGGGTGGTGCTGGACATCACCAGCAAGCCCCCGGGCACCATCGAGTGGGAGTAG
- a CDS encoding GMC oxidoreductase yields the protein MDYDVLVIGSGFGGSVTALRLTEKGYRVGVIEAGRRYDTRGEGTGDRKLPKTSWRLGSYVWAPPLGLTGIQRIHLVRGTKGSMVTVLAGAGVGGGSLNYANTLYVPPAPFFNDAQWGHITDWQDELAPFYDQATRMLGVVQNPAMTPADKVMKKVADKMGKGDTFRLTPVGVFFGRHGGAREADPYFGGEGPERVGCTQCGECMSGCRHGAKNMLTENYLYLAEKGGARIMPLSRVTDVRPVEGGYAVDLVRTGTPLRNRTTLTARQVVFAAGTYGTQKLLHKLKGSSLPGISDRLGVLTRTNSEAILGAERYKHEGEDFSKGVAITSSFHPDDKTHIEPVRYGHGSNLMGMVRSLLIDGGGRPRWLKFLGEVARRPWDLVRLFNLRHWSERTVIALVMQTSDNSITVKGRKGLFGWGVRAEPGHGEPNPTWIPVGHEAVRLMAEETGGLPGGNWGDLFDIPLTAHFIGGCVIGDSAATGVIDPYHRVYGHPGLHIVDGSTISANLGVNPSLTITAQAERAMSLWPNNGEADKRPDLAAPYTRLAPIAPKNPLVPATAPAAYRLPIVGIS from the coding sequence ATGGACTACGACGTTCTGGTGATCGGCTCGGGGTTCGGGGGGAGCGTCACCGCGCTGCGGCTCACCGAGAAGGGCTACCGCGTCGGGGTGATCGAGGCGGGACGGCGCTACGACACGCGCGGTGAAGGGACCGGGGACAGGAAGCTGCCCAAGACGTCCTGGCGGCTCGGCTCCTACGTGTGGGCGCCGCCGCTCGGGCTCACCGGCATCCAGCGCATCCACCTCGTGCGCGGGACGAAGGGCAGCATGGTCACCGTGCTGGCCGGGGCGGGGGTCGGCGGCGGCTCCCTGAACTACGCCAACACCCTGTACGTGCCGCCCGCGCCGTTCTTCAACGACGCCCAGTGGGGCCACATCACCGACTGGCAGGACGAGCTCGCGCCGTTCTACGACCAGGCCACGCGGATGCTCGGGGTGGTCCAGAACCCCGCGATGACGCCCGCGGACAAGGTGATGAAGAAGGTCGCCGACAAGATGGGCAAGGGCGACACCTTCCGGCTGACGCCCGTCGGGGTGTTCTTCGGCAGGCACGGCGGGGCACGCGAGGCCGACCCGTACTTCGGCGGCGAAGGCCCCGAGCGCGTCGGCTGCACCCAGTGCGGCGAGTGCATGTCGGGCTGCAGGCACGGCGCGAAGAACATGCTGACGGAGAACTACCTGTATCTGGCCGAGAAGGGCGGCGCCCGCATCATGCCGCTGTCCCGGGTCACCGACGTGCGCCCGGTCGAGGGCGGCTACGCCGTCGACCTGGTGCGGACCGGCACCCCCCTGCGCAACCGCACGACGCTGACGGCCCGGCAGGTGGTGTTCGCCGCCGGGACCTACGGCACCCAGAAGCTCCTGCACAAGCTCAAAGGCTCGTCCCTGCCCGGGATCTCCGACCGGCTCGGCGTCCTCACCCGCACCAACTCCGAGGCCATCCTCGGCGCCGAGCGCTACAAGCACGAGGGCGAGGACTTCTCCAAGGGCGTCGCGATCACCTCGTCCTTCCACCCGGACGACAAGACGCACATCGAACCCGTCAGGTACGGGCACGGCTCCAACCTCATGGGCATGGTCAGATCCCTGCTCATCGACGGCGGGGGCCGGCCGCGCTGGCTCAAGTTCCTCGGCGAGGTCGCCCGCCGCCCGTGGGACCTCGTCCGGCTGTTCAACCTCCGGCACTGGTCGGAGCGGACCGTCATCGCGCTGGTCATGCAGACCAGCGACAACTCCATCACCGTGAAGGGCCGCAAGGGCCTGTTCGGGTGGGGGGTGCGGGCCGAACCCGGCCACGGCGAGCCGAACCCGACCTGGATCCCGGTCGGCCACGAGGCGGTCAGGCTGATGGCCGAGGAGACCGGCGGGCTGCCCGGCGGCAACTGGGGCGACCTGTTCGACATCCCGCTCACCGCGCACTTCATCGGCGGCTGCGTCATCGGCGACTCGGCCGCGACCGGCGTCATCGACCCCTACCACCGGGTCTACGGCCACCCCGGCCTGCACATCGTGGACGGCTCGACGATCTCGGCGAACCTCGGCGTCAACCCGTCGCTGACGATCACCGCGCAGGCCGAGCGGGCGATGTCGCTGTGGCCGAACAACGGCGAGGCCGACAAGCGCCCCGACCTCGCCGCCCCGTACACGCGGCTCGCCCCGATCGCGCCGAAGAACCCGCTGGTCCCGGCGACGGCCCCGGCCGCCTACCGGCTCCCCATCGTCGGGATCTCCTGA
- a CDS encoding succinic semialdehyde dehydrogenase, with protein MATQTASPSPLSDAAIAKLTALVTSDGGSTVINAPFTGEPLAVIPTSSAEDVENAYAKARAAQRAWAELSPAERAEPVLRFVDAFLARRDEILDILQWETGKARRHAFEEFLDVSLGSLYYARKAPKLLGAKRRQGAFPLMVKTRELRQPKGVIGMITPWNYPISMGVGDTVPALLAGNAVVHKPDTQTALSVLWCVALMIECGLPKDLWQIVAGDPAEIGDPIIEAADYIAFTGSTRAGRQIAAKAAPRLIGYSLELGGKNPMIVLEDADLKLAARGAVRACFSNAGQLCISIERLLVHEKVFDDFLAAFKAETEAMKLGSALDFDAQMGSLTHQRQLDTVSAHVEQAVAAGATLVAGGKARPDLGPLFYEPTILTDVTTDMDLCAGETFGPVVSVYRFATEDEAVTRANDTSYGLNASVWTRDLARGRRVGARLQAGTVNVNEGYGAAMASHDAPMGGMKQSGVGRRHGAEGMLRYTEAQTVASQQFMELDAPANVPYAKYADLLTGAIKTLKRFHLK; from the coding sequence ATGGCAACCCAGACGGCTTCCCCGAGCCCCCTGTCCGACGCGGCCATCGCCAAGCTCACCGCCCTGGTGACCTCGGACGGGGGCAGCACCGTCATCAACGCGCCTTTCACCGGCGAGCCCCTCGCGGTGATCCCCACCTCGTCGGCCGAGGACGTGGAGAACGCCTACGCCAAGGCCCGCGCCGCGCAGCGCGCCTGGGCCGAGCTCAGCCCCGCCGAGCGGGCCGAGCCCGTCCTGCGCTTCGTCGACGCGTTCCTCGCCCGCCGCGACGAGATCCTCGACATCCTCCAGTGGGAGACCGGCAAGGCCCGGCGGCACGCCTTCGAGGAGTTCCTCGACGTCTCCCTCGGCTCCCTGTACTACGCGCGCAAGGCGCCGAAGCTGCTCGGCGCCAAGCGCCGCCAGGGCGCCTTCCCCCTGATGGTGAAGACCCGGGAGCTGCGCCAGCCCAAGGGCGTCATCGGGATGATCACCCCGTGGAACTACCCGATCAGCATGGGCGTCGGCGACACCGTCCCGGCCCTGCTCGCGGGCAACGCGGTCGTGCACAAGCCGGACACCCAGACCGCCCTGTCCGTGCTGTGGTGCGTCGCCCTGATGATCGAGTGCGGGCTGCCGAAGGACCTGTGGCAGATCGTCGCCGGCGACCCCGCCGAGATCGGCGACCCGATCATCGAGGCCGCCGACTACATCGCGTTCACCGGCTCCACCCGGGCCGGCCGCCAGATCGCCGCGAAGGCCGCGCCCCGGCTCATCGGCTACTCCCTGGAGCTCGGCGGCAAGAACCCGATGATCGTCCTTGAGGACGCCGACCTGAAGCTCGCCGCCCGCGGCGCCGTCCGGGCCTGCTTCTCCAACGCCGGGCAGCTCTGCATCTCCATCGAGCGGCTGCTCGTGCACGAGAAGGTCTTCGACGACTTCCTCGCCGCCTTCAAGGCCGAGACCGAGGCCATGAAGCTGGGCTCCGCCCTGGACTTCGACGCCCAGATGGGCTCGCTGACCCATCAGCGCCAGCTCGACACCGTCTCCGCGCACGTCGAGCAGGCCGTCGCCGCCGGGGCCACCCTCGTGGCGGGCGGCAAGGCGAGGCCCGACCTCGGCCCCCTGTTCTACGAGCCGACGATCCTCACCGACGTGACCACCGACATGGACCTGTGCGCGGGCGAGACCTTCGGCCCCGTCGTCAGCGTCTACCGGTTCGCCACCGAGGACGAGGCGGTCACCCGCGCCAACGACACCTCCTACGGCCTGAACGCCTCGGTGTGGACCCGCGACCTCGCCAGGGGCCGCCGCGTCGGCGCCCGCCTCCAGGCCGGGACCGTCAACGTCAACGAGGGCTACGGCGCCGCCATGGCCTCCCACGACGCGCCCATGGGCGGCATGAAGCAGTCCGGCGTCGGCCGCCGCCACGGCGCCGAAGGCATGCTCCGCTACACCGAGGCCCAGACCGTCGCCTCCCAGCAGTTCATGGAGCTCGACGCCCCCGCCAACGTGCCCTACGCGAAGTACGCCGACCTCCTCACCGGCGCCATCAAGACCCTCAAGCGATTCCACCTGAAGTAG